The following are encoded in a window of Astyanax mexicanus isolate ESR-SI-001 chromosome 6, AstMex3_surface, whole genome shotgun sequence genomic DNA:
- the LOC103036764 gene encoding transmembrane protein 158: MLSHSRAAPLLLLALSALTAAGLARAWSDDDLLLPPVNSTARFLANLEVDVAYARGSSTSSSSSASSSSSAASSSGSSSTAAATSSSSSSSSSDSSGACNVSVERLPARLVARWDGALGFRCDVLVYTTNSHGKAFFSAAFSRAVSPVYIEHVGLAGGQQELRLCVGCGATGPVRQRRRPGSVRFCCLDFALDELKGDRSWRLNRKPIESTLVACFMTLVIIVWSVAALIWPVPIIAGFLPNGMEQRRPR, translated from the coding sequence ATGCTGAGCCACTCCCGCGCggctccgctgctgctgctggctctgAGCGCGCTCACCGCCGCCGGACTGGCGCGCGCCTGGAGCGACGACGACCTGCTGCTGCCGCCGGTCAACTCCACCGCGCGCTTCCTGGCCAACCTGGAGGTGGACGTGGCTTACGCGCGAGGCTCCTCGACCTCCTCATCTTCTTCagcatcttcatcatcttcagcAGCATCATCATCTGGATCTTCTTCCACAGCCGCCGcgacctcctcttcctcttcatcatcttcttctGACTCCTCCGGCGCGTGCAACGTGAGCGTGGAGCGGCTGCCCGCGCGGCTGGTGGCGCGCTGGGACGGCGCGCTGGGCTTCCGCTGCGACGTGCTCGTCTACACGACCAACAGCCACGGCAAGGCGTTCTTCTCCGCCGCCTTCAGCCGCGCCGTCTCGCCCGTCTACATCGAGCACGTGGGGCTCGCGGGGGGCCAGCAGGAGCTGCGGCTGTGCGTGGGCTGCGGAGCCACGGGGCCGGTCAGGCAGCGCCGGAGACCCGGGTCGGTGCGCTTCTGCTGCCTGGACTTCGCCCTGGACGAGCTGAAGGGGGACAGGAGTTGGAGGCTCAACCGCAAGCCCATCGAGTCCACCCTCGTGGCGTGTTTCATGACTCTGGTCATCATCGTGTGGAGCGTGGCCGCCCTCATCTGGCCAGTGCCCATCATCGCGGGCTTCCTGCCCAACGGCATGGAGCAGAGGCGACCCAGATGA